A genomic region of Ammospiza nelsoni isolate bAmmNel1 chromosome 3, bAmmNel1.pri, whole genome shotgun sequence contains the following coding sequences:
- the RRM2 gene encoding ribonucleoside-diphosphate reductase subunit M2, whose product MLSTRTPLAARHDQPQASPKKIQSPMKSLSPMKGLALSNKENTPPTLSSARVLASKAARKIFQEGDGNPVPRGVEEEEPLLRENPRRFVIFPIQYHDIWQMYKKAEASFWTAEEVDLSKDLQHWESLKPEEKYFISHVLAFFAASDGIVNENLVERFSQEVQITEARCFYGFQIAMENIHSEMYSLLIDTYIKDSQEREFLFNAIETLPCVKKKADWAMCWIGDKKATYGERVVAFAAVEGIFFSGSFASIFWLKKRGLMPGLTFSNELISRDEGLHCDFACLMFKHLIHKPSEERVREIIMNAVLIEQEFLTEALPVKLIGMNCTLMKQYIEFVADRLMLELGFNKIYKAENPFDFMENISLEGKTNFFEKRVGEYQRMGVMSKPTDNSFTLDAEF is encoded by the exons ATGTTGTCCACCCGCACCCCGCTCGCCGCCCGCCACGACCAGCCCCAGGCGTCGCCCAAGAAGATCCAGTCTCCTATGAAGAGTCTGTCGCCCATGAAAGGCTTGGCGCTGAGCAACAAGGAGAACACG CCCCCCACGCTCAGCAGCGCCCGTGTGCTGGCCAGCAAGGCGGCCCGCAAGATCTTCCAGGAGGGTGACGGCAATCCG GTGCCGCGGGgcgtggaggaggaggagccgcTGCTGCGGGAGAACCCCCGCCGGTTCGTCATCTTCCCCATCCAGTACCACGACATCTGGCAGATGTACAAGAAGGCCGAGGCCTCCTTCTGGACGGCGGAGGAG GTCGACCTTTCCAAAGACCTCCAGCACTGGGAGTCCCTGAAGCCTGAGGAGAAGTACTTCATTTCTCATGTCCTGGCCTTCTTTGCTGCCAGTGATGGCATTGTCAACGAGAACTTG GTGGAGCGGTTCAGTCAAGAAGTGCAAATCACAGAAGCTCGCTGTTTCTATGGCTTCCAGATTGCCATGGAAAACATACATTCAGAAATGTACAGTCTTCTCATTGACACCTACATTAAGGACTCACAGGAGAG GGAATTTCTTTTCAATGCTATTGAAACATTGCCATGTGTTAAAAAGAAGGCAGATTGGGCCATGTGCTGGATTGGGGACAAGAAAGCAACATATG GAGAACGTGTTGTGGCCTTTGCAGCTGTGGAAGGAATCTTCTTTTCTGGCTCTTTTGCATCAATTTTTTGGCTGAAGAAAAGAGGATTAATGCCTGGACTCACTTTTTCTAATGAACTCATCAGTAGAGATGAG GGTTTGCACTGTGACTTTGCCTGCCTCATGTTCAAGCACTTGATACACAAACCGTCAGAGGAGAGAGTAAGGGAAATCATCATGAATGCTGTTCTCATAGAACAG GAATTCTTGACGGAGGCACTGCCTGTGAAGCTGATTGGCATGAACTGCACTTTAATGAAACAGTACATCGAGTTTGTGGCAGACCGGCTtatgctggagctgggatttaACAAG ATATACAAAGCAGAGAATCCTTTTGACTTCATGGAAAACATCTCTCTGGAAGGCAAGACCAATTTCTTTGAGAAGCGAGTAGGTGAATATCAGAGGATGGGAGTCATGTCCAAGCCCACAGACAACTCTTTCACCCTGGATGCAGAGTTCTGA